A single region of the Nocardioides ochotonae genome encodes:
- a CDS encoding DUF222 domain-containing protein, with protein MGGDALELAHRLPRIFKRVRAGEVPAWKARRIAQLTTALPLAGVEFVDRQLAAGVDKVGWAAIGRLVDRAKVMFDPEGAEKQRREAADGRRFDVHTRDGTVHVEGVLDLADAIDLDTAIRQGAEELATLGSPESLDVRRSMAAGELARRQLAFDLRAETGACGDGTASVVKPRQVVIHVHLSDAATYLWRSPHGLHLVKNRGGTRLVTAHPPDE; from the coding sequence GTGGGCGGCGATGCCCTCGAGCTCGCGCACCGCCTCCCGCGGATCTTCAAGCGCGTCCGCGCCGGCGAGGTCCCCGCTTGGAAGGCCCGCCGCATCGCGCAGCTCACCACCGCGCTGCCGCTGGCCGGCGTCGAGTTCGTGGACCGTCAGCTCGCCGCAGGCGTGGACAAGGTCGGATGGGCCGCGATCGGGCGCCTCGTCGACCGAGCCAAGGTCATGTTCGACCCCGAGGGCGCGGAGAAGCAGCGCCGCGAGGCCGCTGATGGGCGACGCTTCGACGTCCACACCCGCGACGGCACCGTCCACGTCGAAGGGGTCCTCGACCTCGCCGACGCGATCGACCTGGACACCGCGATCCGCCAGGGAGCCGAGGAGCTGGCGACCCTGGGGTCCCCGGAGTCCCTCGACGTGCGTCGCTCGATGGCCGCCGGGGAGCTCGCCCGACGCCAGCTCGCCTTCGACCTCCGTGCCGAGACGGGTGCATGTGGCGACGGCACTGCGTCGGTGGTGAAGCCGCGACAGGTCGTCATCCACGTCCACCTCAGCGACGCCGCGACCTACCTCTGGCGCTCGCCCCACGGGCTGCACCTGGTCAAGAACCGTGGCGGGACAAGGCTCGTCACCGCCCACCCACCCGATGAGTAG
- a CDS encoding NUDIX domain-containing protein, with translation MRRFACVLLVDPAGRLLMQERDEHALIDPERWGLPGGHVDPGEEVEAAAYRELAEETGIVLAPPGLRAWRTFEVYHRAYDSVDAVHVYAGATEAEDVDVVLGEGRQIVFVEPDRARALPLTASASRIVPEFLDSPEYAALRA, from the coding sequence ATGCGCCGTTTCGCCTGTGTCCTCCTGGTCGACCCTGCGGGCCGGCTGCTGATGCAGGAGCGGGACGAGCACGCGCTGATCGATCCCGAGCGGTGGGGGCTGCCCGGCGGGCACGTCGACCCGGGGGAGGAGGTCGAGGCGGCGGCGTACCGCGAGCTGGCCGAGGAGACGGGGATCGTCCTGGCACCCCCGGGCCTGCGCGCCTGGCGCACGTTCGAGGTCTACCACCGCGCCTACGACTCCGTGGACGCCGTGCACGTCTACGCCGGCGCGACGGAGGCGGAGGACGTCGACGTCGTGCTCGGCGAGGGCCGCCAGATCGTGTTCGTGGAGCCGGACCGGGCTCGCGCGCTGCCGCTCACCGCGTCGGCGAGCCGGATCGTGCCGGAGTTCTTGGACTCCCCGGAGTACGCCGCCCTGCGTGCCTGA
- the dxs gene encoding 1-deoxy-D-xylulose-5-phosphate synthase: MGLLQSITGPRDLRGLSDDQLAALATEVRDLMVRTTSLSGGHLGPNLGVVELTLAIHRVFDSPHDRVVLDTGHQSYVHKLLTGRAGEFASLRTEGGMSGYPSQAESEHDLVENSHASTALSYADGIAKAYAIRGEDRHVVAVIGDGALTGGMAWEALNNIAIARDSRLVIVVNDNGRSYTPTIGGLANALTTLRTNPRYEQVLDAVKKRLNAVPGVGPATYDALHAMKKGLKDALAPQGLFEDLGLKYVGPVDGHDRAAMEQALTQAKRFGGPVIVHAITRKGFGYDAAERHEADQFHSPQPFDIETGEERARGRIWTDVFAEEMVHLGQRRKDVVAITAAMMHPVGLDKFQARFPERTFDVGIAEQHAATSAAGLAMGGLHPVVAVYATFLNRAFDQVLMDVALHRCGVTFVLDRAGVTGDDGASHNGMWDMSFLQVVPGLRLAAPRDAQRLRELLEEAVEVDDAPTVLRFPKGPPPADIEAVGKAGGCDVLVRSGTKDVLVVAVGAMAETAVDVAERLTAQGIGVTVVDPRWVKPVDPAIVDLAREHRLVVSIEDNGRVGGVGATILQTLNDAGVSTPFRLHGIPQEFLAHAKRAAILERIGLTAQAIARGIVEDMSTQTGTTGDTMTSGVADRSPVDADRPS; this comes from the coding sequence ATGGGTCTCCTCCAGTCGATCACGGGTCCGCGCGATCTGCGTGGCCTCTCCGACGACCAGCTCGCGGCACTCGCCACGGAGGTCCGCGACCTCATGGTGCGCACCACCTCGCTCAGCGGCGGCCACCTCGGCCCCAACCTGGGCGTCGTCGAGCTGACGCTCGCGATCCACCGGGTCTTCGACTCCCCGCACGACCGGGTGGTGCTCGACACCGGCCACCAGTCCTACGTGCACAAGCTGCTGACCGGCCGCGCCGGTGAGTTCGCCAGCCTGCGCACCGAGGGCGGGATGTCGGGCTACCCGAGCCAGGCGGAGTCCGAGCACGACCTGGTCGAGAACTCCCATGCCTCCACGGCCCTCAGCTATGCCGACGGCATCGCCAAGGCCTACGCGATCCGCGGCGAGGACCGCCACGTCGTCGCGGTCATCGGCGACGGCGCCCTCACCGGCGGCATGGCCTGGGAGGCGCTCAACAACATCGCGATCGCCCGCGACTCGCGTCTGGTGATCGTCGTCAACGACAACGGCCGTTCCTACACCCCCACCATCGGCGGCCTCGCCAACGCGCTCACCACGCTGCGCACCAACCCGCGCTACGAGCAGGTGCTCGACGCGGTGAAGAAGCGCCTCAACGCCGTTCCCGGCGTCGGCCCCGCGACGTACGACGCGCTGCACGCGATGAAGAAGGGCCTCAAGGACGCGCTCGCCCCGCAGGGCCTCTTCGAGGACCTCGGGCTCAAGTACGTCGGGCCCGTCGACGGCCACGACCGGGCGGCCATGGAGCAGGCGCTGACCCAGGCCAAGCGCTTCGGCGGGCCGGTCATCGTGCACGCGATCACCCGCAAGGGGTTCGGCTACGACGCCGCCGAGCGGCACGAGGCCGACCAGTTCCACAGCCCCCAGCCCTTCGACATCGAGACCGGCGAGGAGCGCGCACGCGGCCGGATCTGGACCGACGTCTTCGCCGAGGAGATGGTCCACCTCGGCCAGCGCCGCAAGGACGTCGTCGCGATCACCGCGGCGATGATGCACCCGGTCGGGCTCGACAAGTTCCAGGCCCGCTTCCCCGAGCGCACCTTCGACGTCGGCATCGCCGAGCAGCACGCTGCGACCTCGGCGGCCGGCCTCGCGATGGGTGGGCTGCACCCCGTCGTGGCGGTCTACGCGACCTTCCTCAACCGCGCCTTCGACCAGGTGCTGATGGACGTCGCGCTGCACCGCTGCGGGGTCACGTTCGTGCTCGACCGCGCCGGGGTGACCGGCGACGACGGCGCGAGCCACAACGGCATGTGGGACATGTCGTTCCTCCAGGTCGTCCCGGGCCTGCGCCTGGCGGCGCCCCGCGACGCCCAGCGCCTGCGCGAGCTGCTCGAGGAGGCCGTGGAGGTCGACGACGCGCCCACCGTGCTGCGCTTCCCCAAGGGCCCGCCGCCGGCGGACATCGAGGCGGTCGGCAAGGCCGGCGGCTGCGACGTGCTCGTGCGCTCCGGCACCAAGGACGTCCTGGTCGTCGCGGTCGGGGCGATGGCCGAGACCGCCGTCGACGTCGCCGAGCGCCTCACCGCGCAGGGCATCGGCGTGACGGTCGTCGATCCGCGCTGGGTCAAGCCCGTCGACCCCGCGATCGTCGACCTGGCCCGCGAGCACCGCCTCGTGGTCAGCATCGAGGACAACGGCCGCGTCGGCGGCGTCGGCGCCACGATCCTGCAGACCCTCAACGACGCCGGCGTGAGCACGCCGTTCCGCCTCCACGGCATCCCCCAGGAGTTCCTCGCCCACGCCAAGCGGGCGGCGATCCTCGAGCGGATCGGCCTCACCGCCCAGGCGATCGCCCGCGGCATCGTCGAGGACATGTCGACCCAGACCGGGACCACCGGTGACACCATGACCTCGGGGGTCGCGGATCGTTCACCGGTAGATGCCGATCGTCCCAGCTGA
- a CDS encoding gluzincin family metallopeptidase, producing the protein MPIVPAERLQRLAHLLLPLLLTGGLLSGCSLGGDDPEGPAGRGPVPADVVAGLSQVLERRAGAVRRGDRQAFLRQLAPRPRLREQQTTHFENLRQLPLADYRYTFDRSDLVREDDGYWLTVALHLQLEGYDAVPVITRDRFRFVPARRPGAFRLDSVTDPAWEKEAGVRPQPWDTGPVVVRSGRGVLGIFDADSVAAAPSLIAAVEDGIEDVAAVVPYGWSRSVVVYALSGDEFLRALPAPSGGAPGDLDGLAFPVAAAPDDPTLAGTRFVLHPRMLDVAGAERDRLVRHEIAHVAVGERDDRAPVWLSEGIAEYVSVQPIPPGERRLVTSAVGAAGAGFRGLPADEDFNGADSEVNYAVSWWAVESLARRFGEDAPFALLDAAAAGPADTPRLLSRMFGTRPRELAADAARLIVSTYS; encoded by the coding sequence ATGCCGATCGTCCCAGCTGAGCGACTCCAGCGCCTCGCTCACCTCCTGCTGCCGCTCCTCCTGACCGGGGGGCTGCTGTCGGGCTGCTCCTTGGGCGGCGACGACCCCGAGGGGCCCGCCGGGCGCGGCCCGGTCCCCGCCGACGTGGTGGCGGGGCTCTCGCAGGTTCTGGAGCGCCGCGCGGGCGCCGTACGACGCGGGGACCGGCAGGCCTTCCTGCGCCAGCTCGCGCCGCGCCCGCGGCTGCGCGAGCAGCAGACCACCCACTTCGAGAACCTGCGCCAGCTCCCGCTCGCCGACTACCGCTACACCTTCGATCGCTCCGACCTGGTGCGCGAGGACGACGGCTACTGGCTCACGGTCGCGCTGCACCTCCAGCTCGAGGGGTACGACGCGGTGCCGGTCATCACCCGTGACCGGTTCCGGTTCGTCCCGGCGCGGCGCCCGGGCGCCTTCCGGCTCGACTCGGTCACCGACCCCGCCTGGGAGAAGGAGGCCGGGGTGCGCCCGCAGCCCTGGGACACCGGGCCGGTGGTGGTGCGCTCGGGGCGCGGCGTGCTCGGCATCTTCGACGCCGACAGCGTCGCGGCGGCACCGTCGCTGATCGCCGCGGTGGAGGACGGCATCGAGGACGTCGCCGCGGTCGTGCCCTACGGGTGGTCGCGCTCGGTGGTCGTCTACGCGCTCTCCGGCGATGAGTTCCTCCGCGCCCTGCCCGCGCCGTCCGGTGGCGCGCCCGGCGACCTCGACGGGCTGGCGTTCCCGGTCGCAGCGGCCCCCGACGACCCGACCCTCGCGGGGACCCGGTTCGTGCTGCACCCGCGCATGCTCGACGTCGCCGGGGCCGAGCGGGACCGGCTGGTGCGTCACGAGATCGCGCACGTCGCCGTGGGGGAGCGCGACGACCGGGCGCCGGTGTGGCTCAGCGAGGGGATCGCCGAGTACGTCTCCGTGCAGCCCATCCCGCCCGGCGAGCGCCGCCTGGTGACCTCCGCCGTCGGTGCCGCCGGCGCGGGCTTCCGCGGCCTGCCGGCCGATGAGGACTTCAACGGCGCGGACTCCGAGGTGAACTACGCGGTGTCGTGGTGGGCGGTGGAGTCGCTGGCGCGCAGGTTCGGCGAGGACGCCCCGTTCGCGCTGCTCGACGCCGCCGCAGCGGGTCCCGCAGACACCCCGCGGCTGCTCTCGCGCATGTTCGGGACCCGCCCTCGCGAGCTCGCCGCGGACGCCGCCCGGCTGATCGTGTCGACGTACTCGTGA
- a CDS encoding amino acid permease — translation MSLFRTKSIEQSIQDTDDPDTKLRKDLGALDLVVFGVGVVVGAGIFVLTGQVAATNSGPALALSFLIAAVACGLAALCYAEFASTVPVAGSAYTFSYATFGEFIAWIIGWDLALEFTIGASALSVSFSGYLQNILDGTPFEVPRELGSAAEGWVDLPAIVLALLVMGLLMRGTKLSSRVNQIVVAIKIAVVAVVIVVGISLVDVDNWIPFIPPSEPTPASEGGFLQLPLITSLLGIEPAVFGIGGVIAGASIVFFAFIGFDVVATTAEEARNPKRDVPIGILGSLVIVAVLYAAVALVVTGVQDYREIDPDDTAPLATAFDAAGVSWMGDLISVGACIGLIVVAMILMLGQSRIAFAMARDGLLPRKLAQVHPKYGTPHRITLITGLAVAAIAGFVDLATLASLVNIGTLFAFILVSIGVVILRRTRPDLPRAFRTPVAPLVAVLATLLCFYLMLNLHGETWVRFGVWMAIGVVMYFVYGRRHSRLGQREAAAREAETTSTETTSTETTKD, via the coding sequence GTGAGCCTCTTCCGGACGAAGTCGATCGAGCAGTCGATCCAGGACACTGACGACCCCGACACCAAGCTGCGAAAAGACCTGGGCGCGCTCGACCTCGTCGTCTTCGGCGTCGGCGTGGTCGTCGGTGCCGGCATCTTCGTGCTGACCGGACAGGTCGCCGCGACCAACTCCGGTCCGGCCCTCGCGCTGTCGTTCCTCATCGCCGCGGTCGCCTGCGGCCTGGCGGCGCTGTGCTACGCCGAGTTCGCCTCCACCGTCCCGGTGGCCGGCAGCGCCTACACGTTCAGCTATGCGACGTTCGGGGAGTTCATCGCCTGGATCATCGGCTGGGACCTGGCGCTGGAGTTCACCATCGGCGCCTCCGCGCTGTCGGTGAGCTTCTCGGGCTACCTCCAGAACATCCTGGACGGCACACCGTTCGAGGTGCCGCGCGAGCTGGGCTCCGCGGCCGAGGGGTGGGTCGACCTCCCCGCGATCGTGCTCGCCCTGCTGGTGATGGGGCTGCTGATGCGCGGCACCAAGCTGTCCAGCCGGGTCAACCAGATCGTCGTGGCGATCAAGATCGCCGTCGTCGCGGTCGTCATCGTCGTCGGCATCTCGCTGGTCGACGTGGACAACTGGATCCCGTTCATCCCGCCGTCGGAGCCGACGCCGGCGTCGGAGGGCGGCTTCCTGCAGCTCCCGCTGATCACGAGCCTGCTCGGGATCGAGCCGGCGGTCTTCGGCATCGGCGGCGTGATCGCCGGCGCCTCGATCGTGTTCTTCGCGTTCATCGGCTTCGACGTGGTCGCGACGACCGCGGAGGAGGCGCGCAACCCCAAGCGCGACGTCCCGATCGGCATCCTGGGCTCCCTGGTCATCGTCGCGGTGCTGTACGCCGCGGTCGCGCTGGTCGTCACCGGCGTGCAGGACTACCGCGAGATCGACCCCGACGACACCGCGCCCCTGGCGACGGCCTTCGACGCCGCGGGGGTCTCCTGGATGGGCGACCTGATCTCGGTGGGCGCCTGCATCGGACTGATCGTGGTCGCCATGATCCTGATGCTCGGCCAGAGCCGGATCGCCTTCGCCATGGCTCGCGACGGCCTGCTGCCGCGCAAGCTCGCCCAGGTGCACCCCAAGTACGGCACCCCGCACCGGATCACGCTGATCACCGGCCTCGCGGTCGCCGCCATCGCCGGTTTCGTCGACCTGGCGACCCTGGCCTCGCTGGTCAACATCGGCACCCTGTTCGCCTTCATCCTGGTCAGCATCGGCGTGGTCATCCTGCGCCGCACGCGCCCGGACCTGCCGCGGGCCTTCCGCACGCCGGTCGCGCCCCTGGTCGCGGTGCTGGCCACCCTGCTGTGCTTCTACCTGATGCTCAACCTGCACGGCGAGACCTGGGTGCGGTTCGGGGTCTGGATGGCGATCGGCGTGGTCATGTACTTCGTCTACGGCCGTCGTCACAGCCGGCTGGGCCAGCGGGAGGCGGCCGCGCGCGAGGCGGAGACGACGAGCACGGAGACGACGAGCACGGAGACGACGAAGGACTGA
- a CDS encoding homocysteine S-methyltransferase family protein: protein MSSHSTFGPAGPGGPAGPAPGGLPGARYVSDGGLETDLIFHHGLDLPEFASFPLVDTEGGRALLRDYFTGYAAIARRAGVGLTLETPTWRANPDWGARVGYDAAGLDRANRACVGLLQQLRGEQADLPDVRIIGVVGPRGDGYVAGEVPAPGDATAYHRPQVAALAESGVDVVASFTFTTVEESLGVVRAARQVGVPVLVGFTVETDGRLPDGTPLGEAVRRTDAADAPDGYLLNCAHPTHVAPALDAGGDWLARVVQLNPNASTQTHAELDEAETLDAGDLDLLVRSCAELVPALPALRVLGGCCGTDTSHVAALWDV, encoded by the coding sequence ATGTCCAGCCACAGCACGTTCGGTCCGGCGGGTCCCGGCGGCCCGGCCGGTCCCGCACCCGGCGGTCTGCCGGGGGCCCGCTACGTCAGCGACGGCGGCCTGGAGACCGACCTGATCTTCCACCACGGTCTCGACCTGCCCGAGTTCGCCAGTTTCCCGCTGGTCGACACCGAGGGGGGACGCGCGCTGCTGCGCGACTACTTCACCGGCTATGCCGCCATCGCCCGCCGGGCGGGGGTCGGGCTGACCCTGGAGACCCCGACCTGGCGGGCCAACCCCGACTGGGGCGCGCGGGTGGGGTACGACGCCGCGGGCCTGGACCGGGCCAACCGCGCGTGCGTGGGGCTGCTCCAGCAGCTGCGCGGCGAGCAGGCGGACCTGCCCGACGTGCGGATCATCGGGGTGGTCGGCCCGCGCGGTGACGGCTACGTCGCGGGCGAGGTCCCGGCTCCTGGCGATGCCACGGCGTACCACCGGCCGCAGGTGGCGGCGCTGGCCGAGTCGGGGGTCGACGTGGTCGCGTCGTTCACGTTCACGACGGTGGAGGAGTCGCTGGGGGTGGTGCGTGCGGCCCGGCAGGTCGGCGTACCGGTGCTCGTCGGCTTCACCGTCGAGACCGACGGGCGGCTCCCGGACGGCACGCCGCTCGGGGAGGCGGTACGGCGTACCGACGCCGCGGACGCACCGGACGGCTACCTGCTCAACTGCGCGCACCCGACGCACGTCGCGCCGGCGCTGGACGCCGGCGGCGACTGGCTGGCCCGGGTGGTGCAGCTCAACCCGAACGCCTCCACCCAGACCCACGCCGAGCTCGACGAGGCCGAGACGCTGGACGCGGGGGACCTGGACCTGCTGGTGCGCAGCTGCGCGGAGCTGGTGCCGGCGCTGCCCGCGTTGCGGGTGCTGGGCGGGTGCTGCGGCACCGACACCAGCCACGTCGCAGCGCTCTGGGACGTGTGA
- the efp gene encoding elongation factor P — protein MATTNDLKNGMVLNIDGQLWAVVEFQHVKPGKGPAFVRTKLKNVESGKTVDKTFNAGTKVETANVDKRTMQYLYNDGTSYVFMDIQSYDQLEISPEVVGKASDFLLENQEAIVATNDGRVLYVELPASVELEVTYTEPGMQGDRSTGGTKPATVETGATVQVPLFITTGEKIKVDTRDSSYLGRVTS, from the coding sequence ATGGCTACGACCAACGACCTGAAGAACGGCATGGTTCTCAACATCGACGGGCAGCTCTGGGCCGTCGTGGAGTTCCAGCACGTCAAGCCCGGCAAGGGCCCCGCGTTCGTGCGCACCAAGCTGAAGAACGTGGAGTCCGGCAAGACCGTCGACAAGACGTTCAACGCGGGCACCAAGGTCGAGACCGCCAACGTCGACAAGCGCACGATGCAGTACCTCTACAACGACGGCACGTCGTACGTCTTCATGGACATCCAGAGCTACGACCAGCTCGAGATCTCCCCCGAGGTCGTCGGCAAGGCCAGCGACTTCCTCCTGGAGAACCAGGAGGCGATCGTCGCCACCAACGACGGCCGCGTGCTGTACGTCGAGCTCCCGGCCTCGGTCGAGCTCGAGGTCACCTACACCGAGCCGGGCATGCAGGGCGACCGCTCCACCGGCGGCACCAAGCCCGCCACGGTCGAGACCGGCGCGACCGTGCAGGTCCCGCTGTTCATCACCACCGGCGAGAAGATCAAGGTCGACACCCGCGACTCCTCCTACCTGGGGCGTGTCACCAGCTGA
- the nusB gene encoding transcription antitermination factor NusB, producing MAARSKARKRALDILYASDMRGESPNDALDRAIADGEIPTNPYTVTLVRGVVEHQERIDELLSEYSEGWTLARMPAVDRNVLRLGLFELLYADDVPDAVAVSEAMALVRDLSTDESPQFVNGVLGNLMRKKSEL from the coding sequence ATGGCTGCTCGGTCCAAGGCCCGCAAGCGGGCGCTCGACATCCTCTACGCCTCCGACATGCGCGGCGAGTCGCCCAACGACGCCCTCGACCGCGCCATCGCGGACGGCGAGATCCCGACGAACCCCTACACCGTGACGCTGGTGCGGGGCGTGGTGGAGCACCAGGAGCGCATCGACGAGCTGCTCTCGGAGTACTCCGAGGGCTGGACGCTCGCCCGGATGCCGGCCGTCGACCGCAACGTGCTGCGCCTGGGCCTCTTCGAGCTGCTGTACGCCGACGACGTCCCCGACGCGGTCGCGGTCTCCGAGGCGATGGCGCTGGTGCGCGACCTCTCCACCGACGAGTCGCCGCAGTTCGTCAACGGCGTGCTCGGCAACCTGATGCGCAAGAAGTCCGAGCTCTGA
- a CDS encoding HNH endonuclease signature motif containing protein has translation MADSELPDCDTPAAVLAFAQEQRAAVQRGEVLILEAALVWAAMHPEETVAEAEPAAGLVFGELAVPLAGEGTPLVAEFAPMEFGAALGMSTDAARALVGDALELAHRLPRIFKRVRAGEVPAWKARRIAQLTTTLPLDGAEFVDRQLAASVDKIGWAAIGRLVDRAKVMFDPEGAEQDRREAADGRRFDVHTREAAHEGTVHVEGVLDLADAIDLDTAIRQGAEELAALGSPESLDVRRSMAAGELARRQLTLGLRAEAGEGAASVVKQRQVIIHVHLSHAAISRDEAGIAHVEETRSIVSTEQVRGWCANPDAAVVIKPVIDLEAHHHTHAYAVPDRLAEQTRLAQPVCAFPWCERPARRCDTDHVTAHGDAGPTCSCNLAPLCRRHHRAKTHTGWIYDKTDAATYLWRSPHGLHLVKRCGETRLVTAHPPDE, from the coding sequence ATGGCCGACTCCGAGCTCCCCGACTGCGACACCCCAGCCGCCGTGCTGGCGTTCGCGCAGGAGCAGCGGGCTGCGGTGCAGCGGGGCGAGGTGCTGATCCTGGAGGCCGCCCTGGTGTGGGCGGCGATGCACCCGGAGGAGACGGTCGCCGAGGCTGAGCCCGCCGCCGGGCTGGTCTTCGGCGAGCTGGCGGTGCCGCTGGCAGGTGAGGGGACGCCGCTGGTCGCGGAGTTCGCTCCCATGGAGTTCGGTGCCGCGCTCGGCATGTCCACCGATGCCGCCCGGGCGCTCGTCGGCGATGCCCTCGAGCTCGCGCACCGCCTCCCGCGGATCTTCAAGCGCGTCCGCGCCGGCGAGGTCCCCGCTTGGAAGGCCCGCCGCATCGCACAGCTCACCACCACGCTCCCCCTCGACGGTGCCGAGTTCGTGGACCGCCAGCTCGCCGCGTCCGTCGACAAGATCGGGTGGGCCGCGATCGGGCGCCTCGTCGACCGAGCCAAGGTCATGTTCGACCCCGAAGGCGCAGAGCAGGACCGCCGCGAGGCGGCCGACGGCCGACGCTTCGACGTGCACACCCGCGAGGCCGCCCACGAGGGCACCGTCCACGTCGAAGGGGTCCTCGACCTCGCCGACGCGATCGACCTGGACACCGCGATCCGCCAGGGCGCCGAGGAGTTGGCCGCCCTCGGGTCGCCGGAGTCGCTCGACGTACGTCGCTCGATGGCCGCCGGCGAGCTCGCCCGACGCCAGCTGACCCTGGGCCTTCGCGCCGAGGCCGGGGAGGGCGCCGCGTCAGTGGTGAAGCAACGGCAGGTCATCATCCACGTGCACCTCTCCCACGCGGCGATCTCCCGTGATGAGGCAGGTATCGCACACGTTGAGGAGACCCGGTCGATCGTGTCGACCGAGCAAGTCCGTGGATGGTGCGCCAACCCCGACGCGGCGGTGGTGATCAAGCCGGTCATCGACCTCGAGGCCCACCACCACACCCACGCCTACGCCGTCCCCGACCGGCTGGCCGAGCAGACCCGGCTCGCCCAACCGGTGTGCGCCTTCCCGTGGTGTGAGCGCCCTGCCCGGCGCTGCGACACCGACCACGTCACCGCCCACGGCGACGCTGGCCCGACGTGCTCGTGCAACCTCGCGCCGCTGTGCCGGCGACATCACCGGGCCAAGACCCACACGGGTTGGATCTACGACAAGACCGACGCCGCGACCTACCTCTGGCGATCCCCGCATGGGCTCCACCTGGTCAAACGGTGCGGCGAGACCCGACTAGTCACCGCACACCCACCGGACGAGTAG
- a CDS encoding AMP-binding protein: MDIHDARPWLTHYPAGVPAVLDIPDEPVTAALERAAQRWPERIAVDFLGATTTYAELDAAIRRAMTVLADLGVGPGERVALVLPNCTAHVIAFHAALRLGAVVVELNPTYTAAELQGLLADSGAGVALVFRHALVNVATARADTPLRTVVSVDVARDLPALSRFLLRLPVRAARAKAHALGGPVPAGVADWHDLMARAAEHTGTERPRGDSLALLLYTGGTTGTPKAARLTHRNLVANIVHGQAWSRFGEGTETVYGVLPFFHAFGLTFGLTLPGYLGATLVAFPNFDPEAVIEAQRRRPGTFLGGVAPMFDRIVDALESAKRPPVDGLRSFRLAFAGAMPIPQRTVDRWEAATGGLLIEGYGMTECAPIVLGNPVSHARRPGTLGVPFPNTEMRVVDQDDPLREAEVAEDGSRRGELLVRGPQIFDGYWNRPEETADQLMDDGWLRTGDVVRVDPDGWVSLVDRVKEMIIVGGFKVYPSQVEEHLRGMHGVLDVATVGLPHGEGEEERVAVALVLEPGATAPTIEELRAYAEERLPRYALPHSVHVLEELPRSQIGKVMRRLVRDNILRDRA, translated from the coding sequence ATGGACATCCACGACGCGCGCCCCTGGCTGACCCACTACCCCGCGGGGGTACCGGCAGTACTGGACATCCCCGACGAACCGGTGACCGCCGCGCTCGAGCGCGCCGCGCAGCGCTGGCCCGAGCGGATCGCCGTCGACTTCCTCGGGGCGACCACGACGTACGCCGAGCTGGACGCCGCCATCCGCCGGGCGATGACCGTCCTCGCGGACCTCGGTGTCGGCCCGGGCGAGCGGGTCGCCCTGGTGCTGCCCAACTGCACCGCGCACGTGATCGCCTTCCACGCCGCGCTGCGCCTGGGTGCGGTGGTCGTGGAGCTCAACCCGACCTACACCGCCGCCGAGCTTCAGGGGCTGCTGGCCGACAGTGGCGCCGGGGTCGCACTGGTCTTCCGCCACGCGCTGGTCAACGTCGCCACCGCACGCGCCGACACCCCGTTGCGCACGGTCGTCAGCGTCGACGTCGCGCGCGACCTGCCGGCGCTGTCGCGGTTCCTGCTGCGGCTGCCCGTGCGCGCCGCGCGCGCGAAGGCGCACGCCCTCGGCGGCCCGGTCCCCGCCGGTGTCGCGGACTGGCACGACCTGATGGCCCGCGCGGCGGAGCACACCGGCACCGAGCGCCCGCGTGGCGACTCCCTCGCCCTGCTGCTCTACACCGGAGGCACCACCGGCACCCCGAAGGCCGCGCGCCTGACGCACCGCAACCTGGTCGCCAACATCGTGCACGGCCAGGCCTGGTCGCGCTTCGGCGAGGGCACCGAGACCGTGTACGGCGTGCTGCCGTTCTTCCACGCCTTCGGCCTCACCTTCGGCCTCACCCTGCCCGGCTACCTCGGCGCGACGCTGGTGGCGTTCCCGAACTTCGACCCCGAGGCCGTCATCGAGGCGCAGCGCCGCCGGCCCGGCACCTTCCTGGGCGGCGTCGCGCCGATGTTCGACCGGATCGTCGACGCGCTGGAGTCCGCGAAGCGCCCTCCTGTCGACGGGCTCCGCTCGTTCCGGCTCGCGTTCGCCGGCGCGATGCCGATCCCGCAGCGCACCGTCGACCGCTGGGAGGCGGCCACCGGCGGCCTGCTGATCGAGGGCTACGGCATGACCGAGTGCGCCCCCATCGTGCTGGGCAACCCGGTCTCGCACGCCCGTCGCCCCGGCACCCTCGGCGTACCGTTCCCCAACACCGAGATGCGCGTGGTCGACCAGGACGACCCGCTGCGCGAGGCCGAGGTCGCCGAGGACGGCAGCCGCCGCGGCGAGCTGCTCGTGCGCGGCCCGCAGATCTTCGACGGCTACTGGAACCGACCCGAGGAGACCGCCGACCAACTGATGGACGACGGCTGGCTGCGCACCGGCGACGTCGTCCGGGTCGACCCGGACGGCTGGGTGAGCCTGGTCGACCGGGTCAAGGAGATGATCATCGTCGGCGGCTTCAAGGTCTATCCCTCCCAGGTCGAGGAGCACCTGCGCGGGATGCACGGCGTCCTCGACGTCGCCACGGTCGGCCTGCCGCACGGCGAGGGCGAGGAGGAGCGGGTGGCGGTCGCCCTCGTGCTCGAGCCCGGCGCCACCGCCCCCACGATCGAGGAGCTGCGCGCCTACGCCGAGGAGCGGCTCCCCCGCTACGCGCTCCCCCACTCCGTGCACGTCCTCGAGGAGCTCCCGCGCTCCCAGATCGGCAAGGTCATGCGCCGCCTGGTCCGCGACAACATCCTCCGCGACCGGGCCTGA